The Ruminococcaceae bacterium BL-4 region GCCCTACTTTTTCTAATGCGCCCTGTAGAAGATTGCGTGGAGCGTCCTCATCTTCGGAGAAACGACGTCCGATTTGAAGGTTGTCTTCAATTGTACCGGGATAAAGGATTGGAGTTTGACCGAGCATGACGACTTTTCGGCGCAGTTTTACAGCGTCAATCTCGGTGAGTGATGTTTTGTTATAAAAAATATTGCCGGCAGTTGGCAGATACATTTTGTTGAGCAGCCGCAGAAGGGTAGTCTTTCCGCTGCCGGAAGGTCCCACAATGCAGGTAATCTGTCGGTCAAATGTAAAATTCGGAATGTCGAGAATAGTTTTATAGCGTACTTGTTCCAATTTAAACAAATAAAATTCCCTCTTCTTTTTGCAGATTGCTTTTATTGTAATCTGCTGCGCAAAACTGTGCAATAGAATCTGTGTAAAATCATTCAATATTTTGTTTTATTACGAAGAAAAAAATTTTATTTGGGATAAAATAAGAATTGACAATTCCGAAAGTCATCGCTATACTGAAAATAGTCACAAAAAGGGAGTAGTTGAAAACGCATTTGTCAACATCACGATCTTTTAAAAGATCTGGCGATGCGTGCCGATATCGGTAACAAGACTTTTCGGAGACTGTCCAAGGTCGCAGTGGGCAGCTTTTTCCGAAAAGTCTTTTTTGTTTATCGTTCCCTTTATGAGCAAGAAAAGGAGCGTAGATTTTTGTGGGAGATTTTTCATTTTTAGTCAAAGGAATTCTCAGCGTTACTCCACAACAATTCATCATGTGGATAATCGGTGGCGTTTTGATCTGGCTTGCTATAAAAAAGGATTTTGAGCCGGCTTTGCTGCTTCCAATAGGATTTGGTGCGATTCTGGTGAATCTGCCGTATTCTGGTGTCTTGGGGGATTCTGGAATCATTCAATGGCTTTATGATGTCGGCATTCGTGCCAGTGAGGCGATGCCGTTACTTTTATTTGTTGGAATTGGCGCGATGATCGATTTTGGACCGCTGCTTTCCAACCCGCGGATGCTGCTTTTCGGCGGTGCGGCGCAGTTCGGCATCTTTATGACTATTGTTTTGGCAGTCCTTTTAGGATTCCCATTAAAAGACGCGTTGTCAGCCGGTGTAATTGGTGCTGCGGATGGGCCGACTTCGATCTTTGTTGCAAAAACACTTAACAGTAATTATATTGGTGCAATTTCGGTAGCAGCTTATAGCTATATGGCGTTGGTACCAATTATTCAGCCTTTTGCGATTCGGCTCGTCACAACGGAAAAAGAACGCAAGATCCGGATGCCCTATCATCCGAAGCAGGTCAGTAGATTGACAAGAATTCTCTTTCCAATTTGTGTGACGATCGTTGCGGGATTGATTGCGCCGGATTCCGTTGCTTTGGTGGGCTTTTTGATGTTCGGAAATCTGATTCGGGAATGTCATAAGTTGGATTCTTTAAAAGAGACTGCGGAAGGACCGCTTACCAATTTGATTACGATTTTTCTCGGGATTACAATCGCATTTCAGATGCAGGCAGAGCAGTTCCTAACTTTTGGAACTTTGCTGATTATGGGACTGGGCCTTTTTGCTTTTGTTTTTGATACGATCGGCGGAGTCCTTTTTGCAAAGTTTCTGAATGTTTTTCTGCCGGAGAATCAGAAAATTAACCCGATGGTAGGCGGTGCCGGAATTTCGGCGTTTCCGATGAGCTCGCGTGTAATTCAGAAGATGGCTTTGAAAGAAGATCCTACCAATCATTTGCTGATGCATGCAGTCGGCGCAAATGTAGCAGGACAAATTGGATCGGTTGTTGCAGGCGGAATCATTTTAAGTCTTGCAGGGAACTTATTGGGGGTGTAAAATAGATATGTTAACAATGTTGGCAGATTTCCAGAGCGTTTTGGGAATTGTTCATGAATCCGACCTTTTCGGAAGCTTTAAGATGATGGGATTAGGGATGCTTGGCATTTTGATCGTTATGATATTGCTGTATCTTTTGATTATGGTGCTTTCGAAATTTGGAAAAGAAAAAAAGAACTGAGGAGCGTCAAGAAACTATGGCAGACAAAAAATTTGTGGAAGCAATCACTCCCATGGATGAGGATTTTACCCGTTGGTATACGGATATCGTCAAAAAAGCGGAGCTGATGGATTATTCCAGCGTAAAGGGCTGTATGGTGATTGAACCTTACGGATATGCAATCTGGGAGAATATCCAGAAGATTTTGGATAAAAGATTCAAAGAGTTGGGACATGAAAATGTTTATATGCCCATGTTTATTCCGGAGAGTCTTTTGAATAAGGAAA contains the following coding sequences:
- the gcdB gene encoding Glutaconyl-CoA decarboxylase subunit beta yields the protein MGDFSFLVKGILSVTPQQFIMWIIGGVLIWLAIKKDFEPALLLPIGFGAILVNLPYSGVLGDSGIIQWLYDVGIRASEAMPLLLFVGIGAMIDFGPLLSNPRMLLFGGAAQFGIFMTIVLAVLLGFPLKDALSAGVIGAADGPTSIFVAKTLNSNYIGAISVAAYSYMALVPIIQPFAIRLVTTEKERKIRMPYHPKQVSRLTRILFPICVTIVAGLIAPDSVALVGFLMFGNLIRECHKLDSLKETAEGPLTNLITIFLGITIAFQMQAEQFLTFGTLLIMGLGLFAFVFDTIGGVLFAKFLNVFLPENQKINPMVGGAGISAFPMSSRVIQKMALKEDPTNHLLMHAVGANVAGQIGSVVAGGIILSLAGNLLGV
- a CDS encoding conserved protein of unknown function (Evidence 4 : Unknown function but conserved in other organisms) — protein: MLTMLADFQSVLGIVHESDLFGSFKMMGLGMLGILIVMILLYLLIMVLSKFGKEKKN
- a CDS encoding ATPase and permease component of ABC-type transporter involved in cytochrome bd biosynthesis, with translation MFKLEQVRYKTILDIPNFTFDRQITCIVGPSGSGKTTLLRLLNKMYLPTAGNIFYNKTSLTEIDAVKLRRKVVMLGQTPILYPGTIEDNLQIGRRFSEDEDAPRNLLQGALEKVGLPKSLSDSCNKLSGGEKQRLCMARILLMDAETYLMDEPSAALDPEMEYQMTKNLAEFVREKGRQLILITHSNQVSSMFPEDIVTLESGKIKEGESL